In a single window of the Thermus amyloliquefaciens genome:
- a CDS encoding S8 family serine peptidase has protein sequence MKALHLTLALGLAALLGACSQPPAQTRSPKEPGVMVTSEGVRHFQGQVVVGYQDEAALQEAVRKLGAKELARIPELKAALLQVPGDALKASRALKGARGVRYAEPHFAQVTPPKDEPVEAPRGRADSLLPLANPSDQILDALPQYALDPRHLNAKRAWDLGFEGEGVTVAIIDDPADVTHPDLAANWAGKAYDPVNDTVFTDPAAWVTFATANDPANTYHGTFVASTVSAPRDGQGIAGLAPKTKFLPVAIFQPNYVGDFYVARGIVWAVNNGAQVLNNSWGGLGYGNLVKEAFDYALANGVVVVASAGNSSKDEVRTPAGYPGIIASVAADGNRNKTDFSTFGRHVSSAAPGLDVLLANPTWLGGGYGLISGTSFSGPYTAAAAALVKAACPGATPYQVRRALESTTWERTFSREKGWGHLNAGNLADLLRRGCAALPPKGSVVQVKVEYFNENGLFPGLLADVILRGKGLRPGDATDPTPVYWARTDLNGEAWFYEIAPGEYDIYVAGADLSLTGGLPEERGTFVGTLVATSGSHAGSPDFKLVRLNAAEVNLNPTDPYEPNDNPSQATPIAYGTTTQLAYIFGQPRDFDFFAFTGTAGDEIRARVYAKSSLGGTLDSYLFLLDASGNVLAENDDLVPGQITDSEITFTLPASGTYYLVVTSYTIASDPAASDNSPFNKYRLELAKTN, from the coding sequence ATGAAGGCGTTACACTTGACCCTTGCTCTCGGCCTCGCCGCCCTGCTGGGCGCTTGCTCCCAACCCCCTGCCCAGACCCGCTCCCCGAAGGAACCCGGGGTGATGGTTACCTCCGAGGGCGTCCGCCACTTCCAGGGGCAGGTGGTGGTGGGCTACCAGGATGAGGCCGCCCTTCAAGAAGCCGTAAGGAAGCTCGGCGCCAAGGAGCTAGCCCGCATCCCCGAACTCAAGGCGGCCTTGCTACAAGTCCCAGGGGACGCCCTCAAGGCCAGCCGGGCCCTAAAGGGTGCGCGGGGGGTGCGCTACGCCGAACCCCATTTCGCCCAAGTCACCCCGCCTAAGGACGAACCTGTGGAGGCCCCTCGAGGCCGTGCCGATAGCCTTTTGCCCTTGGCAAACCCCTCGGATCAAATCCTGGATGCCCTCCCTCAGTACGCCCTGGACCCCCGCCACCTAAACGCCAAGCGGGCCTGGGACCTGGGCTTTGAAGGGGAAGGGGTCACGGTGGCCATCATTGACGACCCCGCGGATGTGACGCACCCTGACCTGGCCGCCAACTGGGCGGGCAAGGCTTACGACCCCGTGAACGACACCGTCTTCACAGACCCTGCCGCCTGGGTGACCTTCGCCACCGCCAACGACCCTGCCAATACCTACCACGGCACCTTCGTGGCCTCCACCGTGAGCGCCCCCCGCGATGGCCAGGGCATCGCCGGCCTCGCCCCCAAGACCAAGTTCCTCCCCGTGGCCATCTTCCAGCCGAACTACGTGGGCGACTTCTACGTGGCTCGGGGCATCGTTTGGGCGGTGAACAATGGGGCCCAGGTGCTCAACAACTCCTGGGGGGGCCTTGGCTACGGGAACCTGGTGAAGGAAGCCTTTGACTACGCCCTGGCCAACGGCGTGGTGGTGGTGGCCAGCGCGGGCAACTCCTCCAAGGACGAGGTGCGCACTCCTGCTGGGTATCCCGGCATCATCGCCTCGGTAGCGGCAGACGGCAACCGTAACAAAACCGACTTCTCCACCTTCGGCCGCCACGTGTCCAGCGCCGCTCCCGGCTTGGATGTGCTTCTCGCCAACCCCACCTGGTTGGGAGGGGGCTACGGCCTCATCTCCGGCACCTCCTTCTCTGGGCCCTACACCGCCGCCGCTGCCGCTCTGGTCAAAGCCGCCTGCCCGGGGGCTACCCCCTACCAGGTGCGCCGGGCACTGGAAAGCACCACCTGGGAAAGGACCTTCTCCCGGGAAAAGGGCTGGGGCCACCTGAACGCCGGCAACCTGGCCGACCTGCTCCGCCGGGGCTGCGCCGCTTTGCCCCCCAAGGGCTCGGTGGTGCAGGTGAAGGTGGAGTACTTCAACGAAAACGGGCTCTTCCCCGGCCTCCTGGCGGACGTGATCCTGCGCGGGAAAGGCTTGCGGCCCGGGGACGCCACCGACCCCACCCCCGTCTACTGGGCCCGCACCGACCTGAACGGGGAGGCCTGGTTCTACGAGATCGCCCCTGGAGAGTACGACATCTACGTGGCCGGGGCTGACCTCTCCCTTACCGGCGGGCTCCCTGAGGAGCGGGGCACCTTCGTGGGCACCCTCGTGGCCACCTCCGGTTCCCATGCGGGCAGCCCAGACTTTAAGCTGGTGCGCCTGAACGCCGCCGAGGTCAACCTCAACCCCACCGACCCCTACGAGCCCAACGACAACCCATCCCAGGCCACGCCCATCGCCTATGGAACCACCACCCAGCTGGCCTACATCTTCGGCCAGCCTAGGGACTTTGACTTCTTCGCCTTCACCGGGACCGCGGGTGACGAGATCCGGGCACGGGTCTATGCCAAGTCCAGCCTTGGTGGCACCTTGGACTCCTACCTCTTCCTCCTGGATGCCTCGGGGAACGTCTTGGCGGAAAACGACGACCTGGTGCCGGGGCAGATCACCGACTCGGAAATCACCTTTACCCTGCCCGCAAGCGGCACCTACTACCTGGTGGTGACCAGCTACACCATCGCCTCGGATCCCGCGGCCTCGGATAACAGCCCCTTCAACAAGTACCGCCTGGAGCTGGCGAAGACCAACTAG
- the carA gene encoding glutamine-hydrolyzing carbamoyl-phosphate synthase small subunit, protein MVRERAVLVLEDGTVYHGYAFGARGKTVGEVVFNTAQTGYQEIMTDPSYHGQIVVMTYPHQGNYGVNVYDMQSNRPWVKGFVAKEFSRVASNPRAQQTLGEFMEFYGVVGIEGIDTRALVRKIREGGVLKGTIAHASLFGDPKHAFTPEELEALRQEAKAWTDIDGRDMTPEVSTPLPYAWPTLKSGRRIVVMDFGIKHAIVENLAAQGFEILVVPGKTPASQIMALEPHGLFISNGPGDPSMPRYAHETIWKLMGLLPTFGICLGHQLLALAAGGRTYKMKFGHRGANHPVKNLLTGKIEITSQNHGYAVDIDSLKEFRPTHINLNDGTLEGMAHARYPVFSVQYHPEAAPGPHDALYLFRRFLEEVEAFHGVTGLPVEKQRADGHGI, encoded by the coding sequence ATGGTGAGGGAGCGCGCGGTTTTGGTCCTGGAGGACGGCACCGTCTACCACGGCTACGCCTTTGGGGCCCGGGGGAAGACGGTGGGGGAGGTGGTCTTCAACACCGCCCAGACCGGCTACCAGGAGATCATGACCGACCCCAGCTACCATGGGCAGATCGTGGTCATGACCTACCCCCACCAGGGCAACTACGGGGTGAACGTCTACGACATGCAGTCCAACCGCCCCTGGGTGAAGGGCTTCGTGGCCAAGGAGTTCAGCCGCGTGGCTTCCAACCCCAGGGCCCAGCAGACCCTGGGGGAGTTCATGGAGTTCTACGGGGTGGTGGGGATTGAGGGCATCGACACCCGGGCCCTGGTGCGCAAGATCCGCGAAGGTGGGGTGCTCAAGGGCACCATCGCCCATGCCAGCCTTTTCGGGGATCCCAAGCACGCCTTCACCCCGGAGGAGCTGGAGGCCCTGCGCCAGGAGGCCAAGGCCTGGACGGACATTGACGGGCGGGACATGACCCCCGAGGTCTCCACCCCCCTGCCCTACGCCTGGCCCACCCTGAAGTCGGGGCGGCGCATCGTGGTGATGGACTTCGGCATCAAGCACGCCATCGTGGAGAACCTGGCGGCCCAAGGCTTTGAGATCCTGGTGGTGCCGGGCAAGACCCCGGCCAGCCAGATCATGGCCCTCGAGCCCCACGGCCTTTTCATCTCCAACGGCCCCGGGGACCCCTCCATGCCCCGTTACGCCCACGAGACCATCTGGAAGCTCATGGGGCTACTTCCCACCTTCGGCATCTGCCTGGGGCACCAGCTTTTGGCCCTGGCGGCGGGGGGGCGCACCTACAAGATGAAGTTCGGCCACCGCGGGGCCAACCACCCGGTGAAAAACCTCCTCACGGGGAAGATTGAGATCACCAGCCAGAACCACGGCTACGCGGTGGACATCGACTCCCTGAAGGAGTTCAGGCCCACCCACATCAACCTGAACGACGGGACCCTGGAGGGCATGGCCCACGCCCGCTACCCCGTCTTCTCCGTGCAGTACCACCCCGAGGCGGCCCCCGGCCCCCACGACGCCCTCTACCTCTTCCGCCGCTTCCTGGAGGAGGTGGAGGCCTTCCACGGGGTCACGGGGCTTCCCGTGGAGAAGCAAAGGGCGGACGGGCACGGGATCTAA
- the lpdA gene encoding dihydrolipoyl dehydrogenase: protein MYTYDLLVIGAGPGGYVAAIRAAQLGMRVGVVEKEKALGGTCLRVGCIPSKALLETTERIYEVRKGLIGAKVEGLTLDLPALMAHKDKVVGANTQGIEFLFKKNGIARHQGTARFLSERKVLVEETGEELSARFILIATGSAPLIPPWAEVDGKRVVTSTEALSFPEVPERLIVVGGGVIGLELGVVWHRLGAEVIVLEYLDRILPTMDAELSRAAEKVFRKEGLGIRTGVRVLSVRPQGKGARVELEGGEVLEADRVLLAVGRRPYTEGLGLENAGLATDERGRIPVDEHLRTRVPHIYAIGDVVRGPMLAHKASEEGIAAVEHMARGFGHVDYLAIPSVVYTHPEVAGVGYTEEELKAQGIPYKVGKFPYSASGRARAMGETEGFVKVLAHARTDRILGVHGIGARVGDVLAEAALALFFKASAEDLGRAPHAHPSLSEILKEAALAAWEKPVHL from the coding sequence GTGTACACCTACGACCTTTTGGTGATCGGGGCAGGGCCTGGGGGATACGTGGCCGCCATCCGCGCCGCCCAGCTGGGGATGCGGGTGGGGGTGGTGGAGAAGGAAAAGGCCCTGGGGGGCACCTGCCTGCGGGTGGGGTGCATCCCCTCCAAGGCGCTTTTGGAGACCACGGAGCGCATCTACGAGGTCCGAAAGGGCCTCATCGGGGCCAAGGTGGAGGGCCTAACCCTGGACCTCCCCGCCCTCATGGCCCACAAGGACAAGGTGGTCGGGGCCAACACCCAGGGGATTGAGTTCCTCTTCAAGAAAAACGGCATCGCCCGCCACCAGGGCACGGCCCGCTTCCTCTCCGAGCGCAAGGTCTTGGTGGAGGAGACGGGGGAGGAGCTTTCCGCCCGCTTTATCCTCATCGCCACGGGAAGCGCCCCCCTCATCCCCCCCTGGGCGGAGGTGGACGGAAAGCGGGTGGTCACCTCCACCGAGGCCCTAAGCTTCCCCGAGGTCCCGGAAAGGCTCATCGTGGTGGGGGGCGGGGTGATCGGGCTGGAGCTTGGGGTGGTCTGGCACCGCCTGGGGGCCGAGGTCATCGTCCTGGAATACCTGGACCGCATCCTCCCCACCATGGACGCCGAGCTCTCCCGGGCGGCGGAAAAGGTCTTCCGGAAGGAGGGCCTGGGGATCCGCACCGGGGTCAGGGTGCTCTCGGTGCGCCCCCAAGGCAAGGGGGCCCGGGTGGAGCTTGAGGGGGGGGAGGTCCTCGAGGCGGACCGGGTGCTCCTTGCGGTGGGCCGCAGGCCCTACACGGAAGGCTTGGGCTTGGAAAACGCTGGGCTTGCCACCGACGAGCGGGGCCGCATCCCCGTGGACGAGCACCTCCGCACCCGGGTGCCCCACATCTACGCCATCGGGGACGTGGTCCGGGGCCCCATGCTGGCCCACAAGGCGAGCGAGGAAGGCATCGCCGCGGTGGAGCACATGGCGAGGGGCTTCGGCCACGTGGACTATTTGGCCATCCCCAGCGTGGTCTACACCCACCCCGAGGTGGCGGGGGTGGGGTACACGGAGGAGGAGCTGAAAGCCCAGGGCATCCCCTACAAGGTGGGCAAGTTCCCCTACTCAGCCTCGGGCCGCGCCCGGGCCATGGGGGAGACCGAGGGGTTCGTCAAGGTTCTGGCCCATGCCAGGACCGACCGCATCCTGGGGGTCCACGGGATCGGGGCCCGGGTGGGGGACGTTTTGGCCGAGGCCGCCCTGGCCCTCTTCTTCAAGGCCAGCGCCGAGGACCTGGGCCGGGCCCCCCACGCCCACCCCTCCCTCTCGGAGATCCTCAAGGAGGCCGCCTTGGCGGCTTGGGAGAAGCCCGTTCACCTTTAG
- a CDS encoding argininosuccinate synthase: MKIVLAYSGGLDTSIILKWLKETYGAEVIAFTADIGQGEEVEEAREKALRTGASKAIALDLKEEFVRDFVFPMFRAGAVYEGYYLLGTAIARPLIAKHLVRIAEEEGAEAIAHGATGKGNDQVRFELTAYALKPDIRVIAPWREWSFRGRQEMIAYAEAHGIPVPVTQEKPYSMDANLLHISYEGGVLEDPWAEPPKGMFRMTVDPEEAPDTPEYVEVEFFEGDPVAVNGERLSPAALLQRLNEMGGRHGVGRVDIVENRFVGMKSRGVYETPGGTILYHARRAVESLTLDREVLHQRDTLSPKYAELVYYGFWYAPEREALQAYFDHVAQAVTGVARLKLYKGNVYVVGRKAPKSLYQKDLVSFDELGGYDQKDAEGFIRIQALRLRVRAMAERGKGEHGA; this comes from the coding sequence ATGAAGATCGTCCTGGCATACTCCGGCGGGTTGGACACCAGCATCATCCTCAAGTGGCTCAAGGAGACCTACGGGGCCGAGGTCATCGCCTTCACCGCGGACATCGGCCAAGGGGAGGAGGTGGAGGAGGCCCGGGAGAAGGCCCTAAGGACCGGGGCCTCCAAGGCCATCGCCCTGGACCTCAAGGAGGAGTTCGTGCGGGACTTCGTCTTCCCCATGTTCCGCGCGGGGGCGGTGTACGAGGGGTACTACCTCCTGGGCACCGCCATCGCCCGTCCCCTCATCGCCAAGCACCTGGTGCGGATTGCGGAGGAGGAGGGGGCCGAGGCCATCGCCCACGGGGCCACGGGCAAGGGCAACGACCAGGTGCGCTTTGAGCTCACCGCCTACGCCCTGAAGCCTGATATCCGGGTCATCGCCCCCTGGCGGGAGTGGAGCTTCCGGGGGCGGCAGGAGATGATTGCCTATGCCGAGGCCCACGGCATCCCCGTGCCCGTGACCCAGGAGAAGCCCTACTCCATGGACGCCAACCTCCTGCATATTTCCTACGAAGGGGGGGTCCTGGAGGACCCCTGGGCCGAGCCCCCCAAGGGGATGTTCCGCATGACCGTGGACCCCGAGGAAGCCCCCGACACCCCCGAGTACGTGGAGGTGGAGTTCTTTGAAGGCGACCCGGTGGCGGTGAACGGGGAGCGCCTTTCCCCCGCCGCCCTCCTCCAGAGGCTCAACGAGATGGGCGGGCGGCACGGGGTGGGCCGGGTGGACATCGTGGAGAACCGTTTTGTAGGCATGAAGTCCCGGGGGGTCTACGAGACCCCGGGGGGGACGATCCTCTACCACGCAAGGCGGGCGGTGGAAAGCCTCACCCTGGACCGGGAGGTCCTGCACCAAAGGGACACGCTCTCCCCCAAGTACGCCGAGCTGGTCTACTACGGCTTCTGGTACGCCCCGGAGCGGGAGGCCCTCCAGGCCTACTTTGACCACGTGGCCCAGGCGGTCACCGGGGTGGCCCGGCTCAAGCTCTACAAGGGGAACGTGTACGTGGTGGGGCGGAAGGCCCCCAAGAGCCTTTACCAGAAGGACCTGGTCTCCTTTGACGAGCTTGGGGGCTACGACCAGAAGGACGCGGAGGGCTTCATCCGCATCCAGGCCCTGCGCCTAAGGGTGCGGGCCATGGCGGAGAGGGGAAAGGGGGAGCATGGCGCATAG
- a CDS encoding N-acetyltransferase produces MTEAKGLEFSPVVLPEVRPQAAVELRKARLADVDAIYWLIRYWAEKGLMLVRSHSHLYENIRDFQVLEDEDGRIVGTVALHVLWRDLAEIRGLAVHPQRQGQGLGRWLVLGAEREARDLGLPRVFAWTLQVGFFRSLGYQVTTREALPPKVWSECNACPFYENCREIAVIKGLSPGPFGG; encoded by the coding sequence TTGACTGAGGCGAAGGGACTGGAGTTTTCCCCGGTGGTCCTGCCGGAGGTGCGCCCCCAGGCGGCGGTGGAGCTCAGGAAGGCCAGGCTTGCCGATGTGGACGCCATCTACTGGCTCATCCGCTACTGGGCGGAGAAGGGGCTCATGCTGGTCCGGAGCCACAGCCACCTCTACGAGAACATCCGCGACTTCCAGGTGCTGGAGGACGAGGACGGGCGGATCGTGGGCACCGTGGCCCTGCACGTGCTCTGGCGGGACCTGGCGGAGATTAGGGGCCTGGCGGTGCACCCCCAGAGGCAGGGCCAGGGCCTCGGGCGCTGGCTGGTCCTGGGGGCGGAGCGGGAGGCCCGGGACCTGGGGCTTCCCCGGGTCTTCGCCTGGACCCTCCAGGTGGGTTTCTTCCGCTCCTTGGGCTACCAGGTCACCACCCGGGAGGCCCTGCCCCCCAAGGTGTGGAGCGAGTGCAACGCCTGCCCCTTCTACGAGAACTGCCGGGAGATTGCCGTCATCAAGGGGCTTTCCCCGGGGCCCTTCGGGGGCTAG
- the argH gene encoding argininosuccinate lyase, which produces MAHRTWGGRFAEGPDVLAARFNASLAFDRALWREDLWQNRVHARMLQEVGLLTKEELAAILEGLDRIEGEILAGTFPWREELEDVHMNLEARLIELVGPPGGKLHTARSRNDQVATDLRLFLRGALDELLALLHHLRRVLVGEAEKHLEPLYVLPGYTHLQRAQPILLSHWFLAYYEMLSRDAGRLKDARERLNESPLGAAALAGTGFPIDRHYTARELGFHRPMRNSLDAVGSRDFALEVLSALNIGMLHLSRLAEELILYSTEEFGFVEVPDAFATGSSIMPQKKNPDILELIRAKAGRVLGALVGLSTVVKGLPLAYNKDLQEDKEPLLDALATYRDSLKLLAALLPGLKWRRERMWQAAEEGYALATELADYLAEKGLPFREAHHVVGRLVRRLVQEGRALKDLSLEELQAHHPLFAEDALPLLRLETAIHRRRSYGGTAPEAVRERLLEAKKEVGLD; this is translated from the coding sequence ATGGCGCATAGGACCTGGGGCGGCCGCTTCGCGGAGGGGCCGGATGTGCTTGCGGCCCGCTTCAACGCCTCCTTGGCCTTTGACCGGGCCCTTTGGCGGGAGGACCTTTGGCAGAACCGGGTGCACGCCCGGATGCTCCAGGAGGTGGGGCTTCTTACCAAGGAGGAGCTAGCGGCCATCCTCGAGGGCCTGGACCGCATCGAGGGGGAGATCCTGGCGGGCACCTTCCCCTGGCGGGAGGAGCTGGAGGACGTGCACATGAACCTGGAGGCCCGCCTCATCGAGCTGGTGGGCCCCCCGGGGGGCAAGCTCCACACCGCCCGGAGCCGCAACGACCAGGTGGCCACCGATCTCCGGCTCTTCCTCCGGGGGGCCTTGGACGAGCTTCTGGCCCTCCTCCACCACCTGCGCCGGGTGCTGGTGGGCGAGGCGGAGAAGCACCTGGAGCCCCTTTACGTCCTCCCCGGCTACACCCACCTGCAAAGGGCCCAGCCCATCTTGCTCTCCCACTGGTTTTTGGCCTACTACGAGATGCTTTCCCGGGATGCCGGAAGGCTAAAGGACGCCCGGGAGCGCCTGAACGAAAGCCCCTTAGGGGCAGCGGCCCTGGCGGGGACGGGCTTTCCCATTGACCGCCACTACACCGCCCGGGAGCTGGGCTTCCATAGGCCCATGCGCAACTCCTTGGATGCGGTGGGAAGCCGCGACTTTGCCCTCGAGGTCCTCTCCGCCCTCAACATCGGCATGCTCCACCTCTCCCGCCTGGCGGAGGAGCTCATCCTCTACAGCACCGAGGAGTTCGGCTTCGTGGAGGTGCCGGACGCCTTCGCCACGGGGAGCTCCATCATGCCCCAGAAGAAGAACCCGGACATCCTGGAGCTCATCCGGGCCAAGGCGGGCCGGGTCTTGGGGGCTTTGGTGGGGCTTTCCACCGTGGTGAAGGGCCTTCCCCTGGCCTACAACAAGGACCTGCAGGAGGACAAGGAGCCCCTTTTGGACGCCCTGGCCACCTACCGGGATAGCCTTAAGCTCCTGGCGGCCCTTCTCCCCGGCCTCAAGTGGCGGCGGGAGAGGATGTGGCAGGCGGCGGAGGAGGGGTATGCCCTGGCCACGGAGCTCGCCGACTACTTGGCGGAGAAGGGGCTTCCCTTCCGGGAGGCCCACCACGTGGTGGGGCGGTTGGTGCGGAGGCTGGTGCAGGAGGGAAGGGCCCTGAAGGACCTGAGCCTGGAGGAGCTCCAGGCCCACCACCCCCTCTTCGCCGAGGACGCCCTGCCCCTCCTCCGCCTGGAGACCGCCATCCACCGCCGGAGGTCCTATGGCGGCACCGCCCCCGAGGCGGTGCGGGAGAGGCTTCTTGAGGCCAAGAAGGAGGTGGGCCTTGACTGA
- a CDS encoding carboxypeptidase-like regulatory domain-containing protein, giving the protein MRLARALSTLLAATLLALTGCSPESDPSAIHTLSGIVVSEYAGAPVAGSTIKLYRAGTLVATTQSDANGSFSFSGLAPDTYRLEAQKPGMAGSVMEGIRVPEMASVTLIQKPAFDATATTTPPTLIITQDGTQPLTGQTFTNTIPFRVQVDTSKDYVRPMRYIYVALGRTPGSAFITNSATWSRRIFTDTEDTGNQTLSGSNVAGFGSASGEMVYLEVVAYDFNQNRSHYLIPLTFVNTNPAQGNAVSAPTNVAATAITLTRAVGFYEAKAPAKLTVPVAKGTMGELTLDPEAAPAGSNLYVEVRWCYSSANPTPFAFDIERSTDGANWERVGSVGGGQSASCPSNPFNRPFFFRDASPDLTPGQTYYYRVVARGANRAESTPSATTPLPPFFAPLMSPEDESTGVSLTPDFTFGHPQLSIGADGAAYNLVLWDNLTGDSVAWQTLAGYNLLVEFGTPDNDIPDGEAVVYGYHPVVDDLVIFTDTAGVYDPSKPNLIPVDVTQGTVTLPYNFDGLAQLPTLQALRTYAWQLYVSYAYKYNPQEGYRISAYSVQTWPSSTSFIRISRPETQVFDFTTGQ; this is encoded by the coding sequence ATGAGGCTTGCTCGCGCTCTTAGTACCTTGCTTGCCGCCACCCTTTTAGCCCTGACTGGCTGCTCCCCCGAAAGCGACCCCTCAGCCATTCATACCCTTTCTGGCATCGTGGTGAGCGAGTACGCGGGGGCCCCGGTTGCGGGTAGCACCATCAAGTTGTACCGGGCAGGAACCCTAGTAGCCACCACCCAATCAGACGCCAACGGGTCCTTCTCATTCAGCGGGTTAGCCCCGGACACCTACCGCCTCGAGGCCCAGAAGCCCGGCATGGCGGGCAGCGTCATGGAGGGCATCCGGGTGCCGGAAATGGCCTCGGTGACCCTCATCCAGAAGCCTGCCTTTGACGCCACCGCCACCACCACGCCTCCCACCCTGATCATCACCCAAGACGGCACCCAGCCCCTCACGGGCCAGACCTTCACCAACACCATCCCCTTCCGGGTCCAAGTGGACACCTCCAAGGACTACGTCCGGCCCATGCGCTACATCTACGTGGCCCTAGGCCGCACCCCGGGTTCCGCCTTTATCACCAACAGCGCCACCTGGAGCCGCCGCATTTTCACGGATACGGAGGACACGGGAAACCAGACCCTCTCTGGAAGCAACGTGGCCGGCTTCGGCAGCGCCAGCGGGGAGATGGTGTACCTGGAGGTGGTGGCCTATGACTTCAACCAAAACCGGAGCCACTACCTCATCCCCCTCACCTTCGTGAACACCAACCCCGCTCAGGGCAACGCCGTGAGTGCCCCCACGAACGTAGCCGCCACCGCCATTACCCTCACCCGTGCCGTGGGTTTCTACGAGGCCAAAGCCCCAGCCAAGCTCACCGTGCCGGTGGCTAAGGGAACGATGGGCGAGCTCACCCTAGACCCCGAGGCAGCGCCAGCGGGGAGCAACCTCTACGTGGAGGTGCGCTGGTGCTACTCCAGCGCCAACCCCACCCCCTTTGCCTTTGACATCGAACGCTCCACGGATGGCGCGAACTGGGAAAGGGTGGGCTCCGTGGGAGGAGGCCAGAGCGCCAGCTGCCCCAGCAATCCCTTCAACCGCCCCTTCTTCTTCCGCGACGCTTCCCCCGACCTCACGCCCGGGCAAACCTACTACTACCGGGTGGTGGCCCGGGGGGCCAACCGGGCGGAAAGCACCCCCAGCGCCACCACGCCCTTGCCTCCCTTCTTCGCCCCCCTCATGAGCCCGGAGGACGAAAGCACGGGGGTTTCCCTGACGCCCGACTTCACCTTCGGCCACCCCCAGCTCAGCATCGGCGCGGACGGAGCGGCCTACAACCTGGTCCTCTGGGACAACCTCACCGGGGACAGCGTGGCCTGGCAGACCCTGGCCGGGTACAACCTCCTGGTGGAGTTCGGTACCCCGGACAACGACATCCCGGACGGGGAAGCGGTGGTCTACGGGTACCACCCCGTTGTGGATGACTTGGTGATCTTCACCGACACTGCAGGCGTGTACGATCCCAGCAAGCCCAATCTCATCCCTGTGGACGTGACCCAGGGCACCGTCACCCTGCCCTACAACTTTGACGGCCTGGCCCAGCTCCCCACCCTGCAAGCCCTCCGCACCTACGCTTGGCAACTTTATGTCAGCTACGCCTACAAGTACAACCCCCAAGAGGGCTACCGCATCTCGGCCTACAGCGTCCAGACCTGGCCCAGCTCCACATCCTTCATCCGCATCAGCCGCCCCGAAACCCAGGTCTTTGACTTCACCACGGGGCAGTAA